From Rubrivirga sp. SAORIC476, a single genomic window includes:
- a CDS encoding catalase translates to MATEPTKKDGPLLTTADGAPIADQENSLTAGPRGPLLMQDVVLQEQMQRFNRERVPERVVHAKGSGAYGTFTVTNDITQYTKAAMFSEVGKETELSIRFSTVAGERGAADAERDPRGFAVKFYTEEGNWDLVGNNTPVFFVRDPYKFAMFIHSQKRHPHTNLRDADMQWDFWSLCPESLHQVTWLFGDRGIPKTYRHMNGYGSHTYSLINAEGERVWVKFHFKTDQGIECLTNEEAADLIAQDRESHQRDLWEAIDNGDFPTWTAYIQVMTQAQAEEVDYNPFDLTKVWPHGDFPLIEVGTLELNRNPQNYHHEVEQAAYNPSSLIPGVGPSPDKMLQGRLMSYQDAHLYRIGVNYRDLRVNRPRVEVRSYMRDGQFGGQLDEGTGHPNYYPNSVEGAPRPDPSYAEPAWHLGDVTVERYNSREDHDDFSQAAALYHLMDEDAKERLVQSLAGAMAGVTRQEIIDRQLGHFDNVDEEYGRRVREAVTAARNAGGDGQSLDAAMAVRDAVPEGEGQRD, encoded by the coding sequence ATGGCGACCGAGCCCACCAAGAAAGACGGCCCCCTCCTTACCACAGCCGACGGCGCCCCCATCGCCGACCAGGAGAACTCCCTGACGGCCGGCCCCCGTGGCCCGCTCCTCATGCAGGACGTGGTCTTGCAGGAGCAGATGCAGCGCTTCAACCGCGAGCGCGTTCCCGAGCGCGTGGTGCACGCCAAGGGCTCCGGCGCCTACGGCACGTTCACCGTCACGAACGACATCACCCAGTACACCAAGGCGGCGATGTTCTCGGAGGTCGGCAAAGAGACCGAACTCTCGATTCGCTTCTCGACGGTCGCCGGCGAGCGCGGCGCGGCCGACGCCGAGCGCGACCCGCGCGGCTTCGCGGTCAAGTTCTACACCGAGGAGGGCAACTGGGACCTCGTCGGCAACAACACGCCGGTGTTCTTTGTGCGCGACCCGTACAAGTTCGCCATGTTCATCCACTCGCAGAAGCGGCACCCGCACACCAACCTGCGCGACGCCGACATGCAGTGGGACTTCTGGAGCCTGTGCCCCGAAAGCCTCCACCAGGTGACGTGGCTCTTCGGCGACCGCGGCATCCCGAAGACGTACCGCCACATGAACGGGTACGGCTCGCACACCTACTCCCTCATCAACGCCGAGGGCGAGCGCGTCTGGGTCAAGTTCCACTTCAAGACGGACCAGGGCATCGAGTGCCTGACGAATGAGGAGGCCGCCGACCTCATCGCGCAGGACCGCGAGAGCCACCAGCGCGACCTGTGGGAGGCCATCGACAACGGCGACTTCCCGACGTGGACGGCCTACATCCAGGTGATGACGCAGGCCCAGGCCGAGGAGGTGGACTACAACCCATTCGACCTCACCAAGGTCTGGCCGCACGGTGACTTCCCGCTGATCGAGGTCGGCACGTTGGAGCTCAACCGGAACCCGCAGAACTACCACCACGAGGTGGAGCAGGCGGCGTACAACCCGAGCTCGCTGATCCCGGGCGTCGGGCCGAGCCCGGACAAGATGCTCCAGGGCCGCCTGATGAGCTACCAGGACGCGCACCTCTACCGGATCGGCGTCAACTACCGCGACCTGCGCGTCAACCGCCCGCGGGTCGAGGTGCGGAGCTACATGCGCGACGGCCAGTTCGGCGGCCAGCTCGACGAGGGCACCGGCCACCCGAACTACTACCCGAACTCGGTCGAGGGCGCCCCGCGCCCGGACCCGTCCTACGCGGAGCCCGCGTGGCACCTGGGTGACGTGACCGTGGAGCGCTACAACTCCCGCGAGGACCACGACGACTTCTCGCAGGCCGCGGCGCTCTACCACCTCATGGACGAGGACGCCAAGGAGCGCCTCGTGCAGTCGCTCGCCGGCGCGATGGCCGGCGTGACGCGCCAGGAGATCATCGACCGCCAGCTCGGCCACTTCGACAACGTTGATGAGGAGTACGGCCGCCGCGTCCGTGAGGCCGTCACGGCCGCCCGCAACGCCGGTGGCGACGGGCAGTCGCTCGACGCCGCGATGGCGGTCCGCGACGCCGTCCCCGAGGGCGAGGGCCAGCGCGACTAG
- a CDS encoding Na+/H+ antiporter NhaC family protein, with amino-acid sequence MPPEIDPTWTSLLPPILAIGLAIGTRQVYLSLGAGVWLGFTILNGWNPLVGLGGAIDGAVTVFEDPGNTRVLLFTLVIGALIATVEAGGGVRGFIDTLERKGWASSPRGARLLSFLVGVVIFIESNITVLVAGAVSRPLFDRQKRSREMLAYLIDSTSAAVCILIPLNAWGAYILGLLNEQGVEEPLALFVSSIPYNVYALAAVALAGFVAVTGWAWGPMKKAEERAMRGERHEPGAGPDVDERALVPEPIGAIPPRLVNMLLPLGVMVVMMPVGLWVTGGGDLLEGSGSTSVLWAVLSGLLVAWILMLVQRGMTVEQLTTTGLKGAGGMLGMAFVLLLALALGSITRQLGAGVYVASGVAEAGVGPMLLLPLVFITGAFVAFSTGTSWGTFAIMIPIAVPAAMALGLPLAPFLAASLAGGIFGDHASPISDTTIVSSLAAATDHISHVRTQLPYALLAGGVAIVGFALIGAAI; translated from the coding sequence ATGCCGCCCGAGATCGACCCGACCTGGACCAGCCTCCTCCCGCCGATCCTCGCCATCGGCCTCGCCATCGGGACGCGGCAGGTGTACCTGTCGCTGGGCGCGGGCGTGTGGCTCGGCTTCACGATCCTCAACGGGTGGAACCCGCTCGTCGGCCTCGGCGGCGCCATCGACGGGGCCGTGACGGTGTTCGAGGACCCCGGCAACACGCGCGTGCTGCTGTTCACGCTCGTGATCGGCGCGCTGATCGCGACCGTCGAGGCGGGCGGCGGCGTCCGCGGGTTCATCGACACGCTCGAACGAAAGGGCTGGGCGTCGTCGCCGCGGGGCGCGCGGCTGCTGTCGTTCTTGGTGGGCGTCGTCATCTTCATCGAGTCGAACATCACTGTGCTCGTGGCCGGGGCCGTCAGCCGCCCGCTGTTCGACCGCCAGAAGCGCAGCCGCGAGATGCTGGCCTACCTGATCGACTCGACGAGCGCGGCCGTCTGCATCCTGATCCCGCTCAACGCGTGGGGCGCCTACATTCTGGGGCTGCTCAACGAGCAGGGCGTCGAGGAGCCACTGGCACTGTTCGTCTCGTCGATCCCGTACAACGTCTACGCGCTGGCGGCGGTCGCGCTGGCGGGCTTCGTCGCCGTGACGGGCTGGGCGTGGGGGCCGATGAAGAAGGCCGAGGAACGCGCGATGCGCGGCGAGCGCCACGAGCCCGGCGCGGGCCCCGACGTGGACGAGCGGGCGCTCGTGCCCGAGCCCATCGGCGCGATCCCGCCGCGGCTGGTCAACATGCTGCTGCCGCTGGGCGTGATGGTGGTCATGATGCCCGTCGGCCTGTGGGTCACGGGCGGCGGCGACCTCCTGGAGGGGTCAGGCTCGACGAGCGTCCTCTGGGCCGTGCTCAGCGGCCTCCTCGTGGCGTGGATCCTGATGCTGGTCCAGCGAGGGATGACGGTCGAGCAACTCACGACGACCGGGCTGAAGGGTGCGGGCGGGATGCTCGGCATGGCCTTCGTGCTGCTGCTGGCGCTCGCGCTGGGCAGCATTACCCGTCAGCTCGGCGCGGGCGTCTACGTGGCCTCCGGCGTCGCCGAGGCGGGCGTGGGGCCGATGCTGCTGCTGCCGCTGGTGTTCATCACGGGCGCCTTCGTCGCGTTCTCGACCGGCACCAGCTGGGGCACGTTCGCCATCATGATCCCGATCGCGGTCCCGGCAGCGATGGCGCTCGGGCTGCCGCTGGCGCCCTTCCTGGCGGCCAGCCTGGCGGGCGGCATCTTCGGCGACCACGCCTCGCCGATCTCGGACACGACCATCGTCTCCAGCCTGGCCGCGGCCACGGACCATATCTCGCACGTGCGAACGCAGTTGCCCTACGCGCTGCTGGCGGGCGGCGTCGCCATCGTCGGCTTCGCGCTCATCGGCGCGGCGATCTAG
- a CDS encoding ankyrin repeat domain-containing protein has protein sequence MSEPIDPATVDYHEIARRGDAEVLAVFLDAGLDPDLRDAQGYSLLMIAAYNDQAPTTALLLERGADPDAPDRSGNTPLMGMAFKGHLDRARQLLDGGADPNVQNPAGATALHFAAMFRQADLAALLLAHGADAARTDAQGMTPAALAAAHGHADLATMLAAE, from the coding sequence ATGTCTGAGCCCATCGACCCCGCCACCGTCGACTATCACGAGATCGCCCGGCGCGGCGACGCCGAGGTGCTGGCCGTCTTCCTCGACGCCGGCCTCGACCCCGACCTCCGCGACGCGCAGGGGTACTCGCTGCTGATGATCGCGGCCTACAACGACCAGGCGCCCACCACGGCGCTCCTCCTTGAACGGGGGGCCGACCCCGATGCGCCCGACCGGTCGGGCAACACGCCGCTCATGGGCATGGCCTTCAAGGGCCACCTCGACCGCGCCCGCCAGTTGCTCGACGGTGGCGCCGACCCGAACGTCCAGAACCCGGCCGGGGCGACCGCCCTCCACTTCGCCGCCATGTTCCGACAGGCCGACTTAGCGGCGTTGCTGCTCGCCCACGGCGCCGACGCGGCGCGCACCGACGCGCAGGGCATGACGCCAGCCGCACTGGCCGCCGCCCACGGCCACGCCGACCTCGCTACGATGCTCGCTGCCGAGTAG
- a CDS encoding aldehyde dehydrogenase family protein, whose amino-acid sequence MPTAPTPPDSTTAEMDAALADLQAHATEWAQRSLSHKIEMLEGLLPRIADVAGRWVTAASRAKGLAVGSPLRGEEWTSGPWALANYIAPLAETLRHIEAGTVAEALADRTRQRENGQTVVRVMPDGLYDRVLLAGMTADVWMQPGVTPEALAETVGTFYQREAPEGRVALVLGAGNIASIPPLDVLYKLYAEGEVVLLKMNPVNAYLQPLLEVIFAEFVEAGMVRFASGGAEVGQYLTAHDAVDTIHMTGSAATHDAIVYGTGDEGARRKAADEPQIDAPVTSELGGVSPCLVVPGDWSEPDLVFQAENVASQKLHNNGFNCIASQVLVLPERWAQRGAFVGEVRRVMDEAVDRPTYYPGAPDRLDAFAEAHPSADRLGPSGTRLLAVVSPDDDEPAFQKEVFGPALAVTALPGGGTDEDPGDWLERAVDWCNETLTGTLGATILIHPRTRRALGDRFEEILSRLRYGTIGVNVWSGTGYFVAQGMWGAFPGHTRDDVQSGIGVVHNSWLFERPQKTVVQGPFAPFPRSLLLGEVHTAPTPIYFVTNETAETTARRVTEFAVAPSPTRLPGIVASALRG is encoded by the coding sequence ATGCCGACCGCCCCGACCCCACCCGACAGCACGACCGCCGAGATGGACGCGGCCCTCGCCGACCTCCAGGCGCACGCGACCGAGTGGGCGCAGCGTTCGCTCAGCCACAAGATCGAGATGCTGGAGGGCCTGCTCCCACGCATCGCCGATGTGGCAGGGCGGTGGGTGACCGCCGCCTCGCGCGCGAAGGGCCTCGCCGTCGGGTCGCCGCTCCGGGGGGAGGAGTGGACCTCGGGCCCGTGGGCGCTCGCCAACTACATCGCGCCGCTCGCCGAGACGCTCCGCCACATCGAGGCGGGCACGGTCGCTGAAGCGCTCGCCGACCGCACCCGCCAGCGCGAGAACGGCCAGACGGTGGTCCGTGTGATGCCGGACGGGCTGTACGACCGCGTCCTCCTGGCCGGCATGACGGCCGACGTGTGGATGCAGCCGGGCGTGACGCCCGAGGCGCTCGCCGAGACCGTGGGCACGTTCTACCAGCGCGAGGCGCCCGAGGGGCGTGTGGCGCTCGTGCTCGGCGCGGGCAACATCGCGTCCATCCCGCCGCTCGATGTGCTCTACAAGCTGTACGCCGAGGGTGAGGTGGTGCTGCTCAAGATGAACCCTGTCAACGCGTACCTCCAGCCGCTCCTCGAGGTCATCTTCGCCGAGTTCGTCGAGGCGGGCATGGTGCGCTTTGCGTCGGGCGGCGCGGAGGTGGGCCAGTACCTCACCGCGCACGACGCCGTCGACACGATCCACATGACCGGCAGCGCGGCCACGCACGACGCCATCGTCTACGGCACTGGCGACGAGGGGGCCCGGCGAAAGGCGGCCGACGAGCCGCAGATCGACGCACCGGTCACGAGCGAACTCGGCGGCGTCAGCCCGTGCCTCGTGGTGCCGGGCGACTGGTCCGAGCCGGACCTCGTTTTCCAGGCCGAGAACGTGGCCTCCCAGAAGCTCCACAACAACGGCTTCAACTGCATCGCCAGCCAGGTGCTGGTGCTCCCCGAGCGGTGGGCCCAGCGCGGCGCGTTCGTGGGGGAGGTGCGCCGTGTGATGGACGAGGCGGTCGACCGCCCGACGTACTACCCCGGCGCACCGGACCGCCTCGACGCCTTCGCCGAGGCGCACCCGTCCGCCGACCGCCTGGGCCCGTCCGGGACACGTCTGCTCGCGGTCGTCTCCCCGGACGACGACGAGCCGGCCTTCCAGAAGGAGGTCTTCGGCCCTGCGCTGGCCGTGACCGCCCTCCCTGGGGGTGGCACCGATGAGGACCCCGGCGACTGGCTCGAACGGGCCGTCGACTGGTGCAACGAGACGCTCACCGGGACGCTCGGGGCGACGATCCTCATCCACCCGCGGACGCGGCGCGCGCTCGGCGACCGGTTCGAGGAGATCCTGTCGCGCCTCCGCTACGGCACCATCGGCGTGAACGTGTGGTCGGGCACGGGCTACTTCGTGGCGCAGGGCATGTGGGGCGCCTTCCCCGGCCATACCCGCGACGACGTCCAGAGCGGCATCGGCGTGGTCCACAACAGCTGGCTGTTCGAACGCCCGCAGAAGACGGTCGTTCAGGGGCCGTTCGCGCCGTTCCCGCGCTCGCTGCTGCTCGGGGAGGTCCACACCGCGCCCACGCCGATCTACTTCGTCACCAACGAGACGGCCGAGACGACGGCCCGGCGGGTCACCGAGTTCGCCGTCGCCCCCAGCCCGACGCGTCTGCCCGGCATCGTGGCGTCGGCGCTGCGGGGGTAG
- a CDS encoding hydrogen peroxide-inducible genes activator: MTLAQLRYAVAVDTHRHFGRAAAACFVSQPTLSAALKKLEDELGAVLFDRSRQPVVPTAAGERVVARARGVLREADALARDAGDRLTEPEGKLRVGVIPTLASCLLPLVAGPFAARFPRARLTLIELTTDAILDHLVTERIDAALVATDENQPGLRSELLFSEPFVAYIGSGHPLAAHDEIDPARLSPTDVWLLSEGHCFRDQVLHLCGTAPDEGGRAVRFESGSLETLRRMADRAGGVTLLTELSTLYLTGDEAARVRPLTAPVPRREVRLLTVRAHLKEGLIDAFAATVREAVAEALT; the protein is encoded by the coding sequence ATGACCCTCGCCCAGCTCCGCTACGCCGTCGCCGTGGACACGCACCGCCACTTCGGACGGGCCGCGGCGGCCTGCTTCGTTTCGCAGCCCACGCTGAGCGCGGCGCTCAAGAAGCTGGAGGACGAACTCGGCGCGGTCCTGTTCGACCGGAGCCGCCAGCCGGTGGTCCCGACGGCGGCCGGCGAGCGGGTCGTGGCGCGCGCCCGCGGCGTCCTGCGAGAGGCCGACGCCCTGGCCCGCGACGCGGGCGACCGACTCACCGAGCCCGAGGGCAAACTCCGGGTGGGCGTCATCCCGACGCTCGCCTCGTGCCTGCTGCCGCTCGTGGCCGGGCCGTTCGCGGCGCGCTTCCCCCGCGCCCGGCTGACGCTGATCGAACTCACCACCGACGCCATCCTCGACCACCTCGTCACCGAACGGATCGACGCGGCGCTGGTGGCGACGGACGAGAATCAGCCGGGGCTCCGCTCGGAGCTCCTCTTCTCGGAGCCGTTCGTCGCCTACATCGGCTCCGGACACCCGCTCGCGGCCCACGACGAGATCGACCCGGCCCGCCTCTCCCCCACCGACGTCTGGTTGCTCAGCGAGGGCCACTGCTTCCGCGACCAGGTGCTCCACCTGTGCGGCACCGCGCCGGACGAGGGCGGCCGGGCGGTCCGGTTCGAGAGTGGGAGCCTCGAGACCCTGCGCCGCATGGCCGACCGCGCGGGCGGGGTCACGCTGCTCACTGAGCTCTCGACGCTCTACCTGACCGGCGACGAAGCCGCCCGCGTCCGCCCGCTAACGGCCCCCGTGCCCCGCCGGGAGGTCCGCCTGCTGACCGTCCGCGCTCATCTGAAGGAGGGGCTCATCGACGCCTTCGCAGCGACCGTCCGTGAGGCTGTGGCCGAGGCGCTCACGTAG